In Treponema vincentii, a single window of DNA contains:
- the gltA gene encoding NADPH-dependent glutamate synthase, with protein sequence MENENTNTEHHYVPREELAEQAKTYWGELKDKELKMKDRGAIPIQEMPVLEPHARARLMDEVATGYTEEQARIEAERCLNCKNRPCVQGCPVGIPIPEFITCIQKGDFKASVDTIKTTNLLPAICGRVCPQEKQCQAVCTVGKMHKSVDKAVAIGRLERFVADWERNNNKTTIPPVAPDTGKKVAIIGSEPAGLAAAADIRRAGHAVTVFEAFHKTGGVMVYGIPEFRLPKDIVAKEVENLKKMGVKFETNFLVGRTATLEQLLQEDGFDAAFIGTGAGLPKFMNIEGENLIGVFSANEYLTRANLMKAYQEDKADTPLYPAKVVAVIGGGNVAMDAARMGYRLGADKVYCIYRRTRAEMPARAEEIAHAEEEGVEFCFLQNPTRFIGDKDGKVCAVEVLNYELGEPDASGRRSPVAIPGTEHQIPVDTVIVALGNSSNPLMAKTTEGLQVTKTGNIIVDENQKTSIPKVWSGGDIVLGAATVILAMGEGRKAAASINEYLAQ encoded by the coding sequence ATGGAAAATGAAAATACAAATACCGAACATCACTATGTGCCCCGTGAAGAACTTGCGGAACAGGCAAAAACATATTGGGGCGAACTGAAAGATAAAGAATTAAAAATGAAGGATCGCGGCGCTATCCCGATACAGGAAATGCCGGTACTTGAACCGCATGCCAGAGCCCGCCTTATGGACGAGGTTGCAACCGGCTATACCGAAGAACAGGCGCGGATAGAGGCGGAACGTTGCTTAAACTGTAAGAACCGCCCCTGCGTACAGGGTTGTCCGGTCGGTATACCCATCCCCGAATTTATCACCTGTATTCAGAAGGGAGATTTTAAGGCTTCTGTCGATACGATTAAAACGACGAACTTGCTTCCCGCTATCTGCGGCCGCGTATGTCCGCAAGAAAAACAGTGCCAAGCAGTATGTACCGTCGGCAAAATGCATAAATCAGTGGATAAGGCGGTTGCAATCGGCAGATTGGAACGCTTTGTTGCGGATTGGGAACGAAACAATAATAAGACGACGATTCCACCGGTTGCTCCCGATACCGGAAAGAAAGTCGCAATTATCGGATCGGAACCTGCGGGACTTGCCGCCGCTGCCGATATCCGCCGTGCCGGTCATGCGGTAACCGTATTCGAAGCATTCCATAAAACGGGCGGCGTTATGGTGTACGGAATCCCCGAATTCCGGCTCCCCAAAGACATTGTCGCTAAAGAAGTGGAAAATCTTAAAAAGATGGGCGTCAAATTTGAAACCAACTTTTTAGTCGGACGGACGGCAACGCTGGAACAGCTGCTTCAAGAAGACGGATTCGATGCAGCCTTTATCGGTACCGGCGCTGGGCTTCCTAAGTTTATGAACATTGAGGGAGAAAACCTCATCGGCGTATTCAGCGCAAACGAATACCTAACTCGCGCCAATTTGATGAAAGCCTATCAGGAAGATAAAGCGGATACGCCGCTGTATCCTGCAAAGGTTGTTGCGGTTATCGGCGGCGGGAACGTCGCGATGGATGCCGCCCGTATGGGATACCGGCTCGGCGCCGACAAAGTGTACTGTATTTATCGCCGCACCCGTGCCGAAATGCCCGCCCGTGCCGAAGAAATCGCCCATGCGGAAGAAGAAGGCGTTGAGTTCTGCTTTTTGCAAAACCCGACACGCTTTATCGGCGACAAAGACGGCAAGGTGTGCGCAGTCGAAGTACTAAACTACGAACTCGGCGAACCCGACGCTTCCGGCCGCCGCAGCCCCGTCGCCATTCCGGGCACCGAACACCAAATCCCGGTGGATACGGTTATCGTTGCGCTCGGCAATAGCTCTAACCCGCTGATGGCAAAGACGACGGAAGGATTGCAGGTAACCAAGACCGGCAACATCATCGTCGATGAAAACCAGAAAACCAGTATCCCGAAAGTGTGGTCGGGCGGAGACATCGTACTCGGTGCGGCAACTGTCATCCTCGCTATGGGCGAAGGGCGCAAAGCGGCGGCGAGCATTAACGAATATCTAGCGCAGTAA
- a CDS encoding tryptophanase, which translates to MKKYVPEPFRIKMVEPIKMTTREERIKKLEAAKYNMFNLRGEDVYIDLLTDSGTNAMSDRQWAGVMVGDEAYAGGKSYFKLLEAGQDIFGYEFIQPVHQGRAAEKVMFPLLLKKGQFAISNMFFDTTRAHVTLSGGKPVDCVCAEAKKPSVYAPFKGNMDVEKLEKYINECGKENVGMIVMTITNNSAGGQPVSMQNIREVSAVAKKYGILFNIDAARFAENAYFIKEREAGYDNKSIKDIVREMFSYADTFTMSAKKDAIVNMGGLIGIKNNKDIYQLIKGNCISFEGFITYGGLSGRDLEALAIGLYEGIDEEYLKYRNASMEYLASQLLDAGVAIQNPAGGHGVYVDANAMFPHIPYYEFPGHTLCVELYKEAGIRTCDIGSFMLGNDPETGKQIKSEFEFARLAIPRRVYTQAHLDVIAEALITIKDRASQVKGYRIIWEPPILRHFQAHLEPIK; encoded by the coding sequence ATGAAAAAGTATGTGCCGGAACCGTTTAGAATCAAAATGGTAGAGCCCATCAAGATGACAACCCGCGAAGAGCGTATCAAAAAGCTTGAAGCGGCCAAGTACAATATGTTCAACCTGCGCGGGGAAGATGTGTACATCGACTTATTAACCGACAGCGGAACAAACGCAATGAGCGATAGACAGTGGGCGGGCGTCATGGTCGGGGATGAGGCGTATGCCGGCGGCAAAAGCTACTTTAAATTGCTCGAAGCGGGACAGGATATTTTCGGATACGAATTTATCCAGCCGGTACATCAAGGCCGTGCAGCGGAAAAAGTTATGTTCCCCTTATTGCTTAAAAAAGGGCAGTTCGCTATTTCCAATATGTTCTTTGATACGACACGAGCTCACGTAACATTATCCGGCGGAAAACCGGTAGACTGCGTGTGTGCGGAAGCAAAAAAACCGTCCGTCTATGCTCCGTTTAAGGGCAATATGGACGTTGAAAAACTTGAAAAGTATATCAACGAATGCGGAAAAGAAAATGTCGGCATGATTGTTATGACTATTACCAATAATTCAGCCGGCGGTCAGCCCGTGTCGATGCAAAACATCCGTGAGGTTTCTGCGGTCGCAAAAAAATACGGCATCTTGTTTAATATCGATGCCGCTCGTTTTGCGGAAAACGCCTATTTTATCAAAGAACGCGAAGCGGGATATGACAATAAATCCATTAAAGATATTGTCCGCGAGATGTTCAGCTATGCCGACACCTTTACGATGAGCGCAAAAAAGGATGCAATCGTCAACATGGGCGGTCTTATCGGTATTAAAAACAACAAAGATATTTACCAGCTGATTAAAGGCAACTGTATTTCGTTTGAAGGTTTTATTACCTACGGCGGTCTTTCCGGCCGCGATTTGGAAGCCTTGGCTATCGGTCTCTACGAAGGTATCGATGAAGAATATCTGAAATACCGCAATGCTTCTATGGAATATTTGGCATCTCAGCTGCTTGATGCCGGTGTTGCCATTCAGAATCCTGCAGGCGGGCATGGTGTCTATGTCGATGCAAACGCAATGTTCCCGCATATTCCCTACTATGAATTCCCCGGCCATACGCTCTGCGTAGAGCTGTACAAAGAAGCAGGTATCCGTACCTGCGATATCGGTTCATTCATGCTCGGCAATGATCCTGAAACGGGCAAGCAGATTAAGTCCGAGTTTGAGTTTGCGCGGCTTGCGATCCCGCGGCGTGTGTATACGCAGGCTCATTTGGATGTTATTGCCGAAGCGTTAATCACCATAAAGGATAGGGCTTCGCAGGTGAAAGGGTACCGTATTATTTGGGAACCGCCGATTTTGCGCCACTTCCAAGCTCATTTGGAACCTATTAAATAG
- a CDS encoding sodium-dependent transporter, with amino-acid sequence MIHKETRRDQFGSQVGFILACIGSAVGMGNIWLFPFRVGQFGGAAFLIPYIVFVIVIGYTGIVEEMCLGRAMRTGPHGAFLKATQMHGSNSGAAIGWIPVIGSLGIAIGYTVVVGWIIRFTVGPFSGSMLAAENSSAYFGAIAGRLSSIPWHSIAIIGCFIIMAAGISSGIEKVNKVMMPAFFGLFIILAIRVATLPKAADGYTFLFKADWSKLADVKTWVYALGQAFFSLSLAGSGTVVYGSYLKDNEDAPTSAKFTAIFDTLAALLAALVIIPAVFVYNLEPTAGPPLMFITMPMIFKEMPAGTLFSIIFFVAVLFAGITSLINLYETPVEMLQQKFKLSRKSALAIVLGLGFAVGLIVEDGNILGTWMDVISIYIIPLGALLAGVMFFWVCGKDFVVNEVSKGRLKPVGSVYAAQGKYIYCGLTLIVYILGIFYGGIG; translated from the coding sequence ATGATACATAAAGAAACACGACGCGATCAATTCGGATCACAGGTTGGGTTTATTCTTGCCTGTATCGGTTCCGCCGTTGGAATGGGAAATATCTGGCTGTTTCCGTTCCGTGTCGGACAGTTTGGAGGAGCGGCGTTTTTAATTCCTTATATTGTTTTTGTTATTGTTATCGGCTACACCGGCATTGTAGAAGAAATGTGCTTAGGGCGGGCGATGAGAACAGGCCCGCACGGCGCGTTTCTGAAAGCGACTCAAATGCACGGCAGTAATTCCGGCGCCGCTATCGGCTGGATTCCCGTTATCGGGTCGCTCGGTATTGCAATCGGATACACGGTTGTTGTCGGGTGGATTATCCGCTTTACGGTGGGGCCTTTTTCGGGTTCCATGCTTGCAGCAGAGAACAGCAGCGCATATTTCGGTGCCATTGCCGGACGGCTTTCAAGTATACCGTGGCACAGTATCGCAATTATCGGCTGCTTTATAATTATGGCAGCAGGTATTTCATCAGGTATCGAAAAAGTCAACAAGGTGATGATGCCTGCATTTTTCGGCTTGTTTATTATTCTTGCCATTCGTGTTGCGACATTACCGAAAGCAGCTGACGGATATACCTTTTTATTTAAAGCAGACTGGAGTAAATTAGCTGATGTAAAAACGTGGGTTTATGCACTTGGTCAAGCATTCTTTTCGTTATCCCTCGCCGGAAGCGGTACTGTGGTATACGGCAGCTATTTGAAGGATAATGAAGATGCTCCGACCAGTGCAAAATTCACGGCGATATTCGATACGCTCGCAGCGCTGCTTGCGGCATTAGTTATTATCCCCGCGGTCTTTGTGTATAACCTTGAACCGACAGCAGGGCCTCCGTTGATGTTTATCACCATGCCGATGATCTTTAAAGAAATGCCTGCCGGCACCCTGTTTTCGATTATATTCTTTGTTGCGGTATTGTTCGCCGGCATTACTTCTTTAATCAACCTATATGAGACACCGGTAGAAATGCTACAGCAAAAGTTTAAGCTCAGCCGGAAGTCCGCTCTTGCAATTGTGCTCGGTCTCGGATTTGCCGTAGGGCTGATTGTAGAAGACGGAAACATACTCGGAACATGGATGGATGTTATCAGTATCTACATTATCCCGCTTGGCGCCTTACTTGCCGGTGTTATGTTCTTCTGGGTATGCGGTAAAGATTTTGTGGTAAATGAAGTTTCAAAAGGCCGTTTAAAGCCGGTCGGCAGCGTCTATGCCGCACAGGGAAAGTATATCTATTGTGGCCTTACCCTTATCGTGTACATCCTTGGTATTTTCTACGGCGGTATCGGCTAA
- a CDS encoding BMP family ABC transporter substrate-binding protein, translated as MTLKQKIIILGCSIALIAGVPLFAKPKTVSVAVFVPGIVKGNPTYELLVEGVQDAKVQLDKKGKPVTVKVVEGGVNQGEWQNGLTALALSKKYDLIISSNPSLPAIAEKVLQAAPKQKFLLLDGYLAGNAQIKTVGFNQYEQGYLNGYYAALVSSSSMKNANAAYKIGLLAGQEFPVMNDKIRKGYLDGAKAVNKNFELDFRVLGNWYDAAKASELAASMIKNNVDVILTICGGGNAGVVAAAREHGAYVMWFDRPGYSYGKDIVVGSTEVSQKTACTDSVIAFVEGRLEFGTSAELGIKDGAVNFAFEGVPSAVPADITQKVKQLIDGVKTGALTLSAH; from the coding sequence ATGACGTTAAAACAGAAAATCATCATACTCGGTTGTAGTATTGCCCTAATCGCAGGCGTACCTCTTTTTGCAAAACCAAAAACGGTTTCCGTTGCGGTCTTTGTGCCCGGTATTGTCAAAGGAAATCCGACGTATGAATTGCTCGTAGAGGGTGTGCAGGATGCGAAGGTGCAGCTGGACAAAAAGGGGAAACCGGTTACCGTCAAGGTTGTAGAAGGCGGTGTGAATCAGGGTGAATGGCAAAACGGATTGACGGCGCTTGCCTTAAGCAAAAAGTATGATCTCATTATCAGTTCCAATCCTTCGTTGCCGGCAATCGCGGAAAAGGTGCTGCAAGCCGCGCCCAAACAAAAATTCCTGCTGCTGGACGGCTACCTTGCCGGAAACGCACAAATAAAAACAGTCGGATTTAATCAGTACGAACAGGGTTACCTCAACGGTTACTACGCCGCGCTCGTAAGCAGCAGTTCGATGAAGAATGCAAACGCTGCGTATAAGATCGGCCTTCTCGCCGGACAGGAATTCCCGGTTATGAATGACAAAATACGGAAAGGCTACTTGGACGGAGCAAAAGCCGTCAATAAAAACTTTGAGCTCGATTTCCGTGTCCTCGGTAATTGGTATGACGCCGCAAAAGCCTCCGAACTGGCCGCTTCGATGATTAAAAACAATGTGGATGTCATCTTAACAATCTGCGGCGGCGGAAATGCAGGCGTTGTGGCAGCCGCCCGTGAACACGGTGCGTATGTGATGTGGTTTGACCGGCCGGGCTATTCCTACGGGAAGGACATTGTCGTCGGTTCAACGGAAGTCAGCCAAAAGACAGCCTGTACCGATTCCGTGATTGCCTTTGTGGAAGGACGCTTGGAGTTCGGCACATCGGCAGAACTCGGCATAAAAGACGGTGCGGTAAACTTTGCTTTTGAAGGAGTACCTTCCGCCGTACCGGCAGACATTACTCAAAAAGTAAAACAACTGATAGACGGCGTTAAAACCGGAGCATTGACCTTATCCGCTCACTAG